The following are encoded in a window of Fibrobacter sp. UWR4 genomic DNA:
- a CDS encoding nucleotidyltransferase family protein, giving the protein MNPLFEEFFSLLRFSLGIEADSSSSHSETTLRHPERSASEVEGSSNAPKQPFTHVLTAEEWRWFHEQAKRQCLLGVLYKGIEKLPADHRPPRDLLLRWSLEANQIAAMNTHMNETAARVTKLFDEKGVRSVILKGQANARLYPDPSSRQAGDIDILVQGGRKRVIALLKEMDLAEGLENTDFSDIHAHLKPELFGGITVEVHYAPTYNNSPFSTRRMLKYLDGELVKANPVAEGFNVPPATFALVMQLSHLMRHFYSEGVGLRQLVDYYLLLKNSTQADRVQASAQLKNCGLRQMAGAMMWTMQRVFRMPREQMICPPDPWRGNQLFGNVVSGGNFGKYSREHNLPTFLRWLADRMRPLKRFRFCAGESLWHEARYIRTFVQYIPKRIKHRKISVRKVH; this is encoded by the coding sequence ATGAACCCCCTGTTCGAAGAATTCTTCAGCCTTTTACGCTTTTCCCTCGGAATCGAAGCAGACTCCTCCTCGAGTCATTCCGAAACCACACTCCGTCATCCTGAGCGGAGCGCAAGCGAAGTCGAAGGATCCAGCAACGCCCCCAAACAGCCATTCACCCACGTCCTTACAGCAGAAGAATGGCGCTGGTTCCACGAGCAGGCCAAGCGCCAGTGTCTTTTAGGCGTTCTTTACAAGGGCATCGAGAAACTCCCCGCCGATCACCGCCCGCCCCGAGACCTTTTGCTCCGCTGGTCCTTAGAGGCCAACCAGATTGCCGCCATGAACACCCACATGAACGAGACCGCGGCAAGGGTCACAAAATTATTCGACGAAAAAGGAGTTCGTTCCGTAATCCTTAAAGGCCAGGCCAACGCCCGCCTCTATCCGGACCCTAGTTCCCGCCAGGCAGGCGACATCGACATCCTTGTGCAAGGCGGCCGCAAGCGAGTAATTGCATTGCTAAAGGAAATGGACCTGGCGGAAGGCTTAGAGAACACAGACTTCTCGGACATCCATGCGCACCTGAAACCGGAACTCTTCGGCGGCATAACCGTGGAAGTCCACTACGCCCCCACCTACAACAATTCCCCCTTCAGCACCAGGCGCATGCTCAAGTACCTCGACGGGGAATTGGTCAAGGCGAATCCGGTTGCCGAGGGGTTCAACGTACCCCCCGCCACCTTCGCCCTCGTAATGCAGCTATCCCACCTCATGCGACACTTCTATAGCGAAGGCGTAGGCCTCCGTCAACTGGTAGATTACTACCTGCTACTCAAAAACAGCACCCAGGCCGACCGCGTGCAAGCCTCCGCGCAACTGAAAAACTGCGGCCTCCGGCAAATGGCCGGCGCCATGATGTGGACAATGCAGCGCGTGTTCCGCATGCCCCGCGAGCAAATGATCTGCCCGCCCGACCCCTGGCGTGGAAATCAGCTCTTCGGGAACGTGGTTTCCGGCGGCAATTTCGGCAAGTACTCCAGGGAACACAACCTGCCCACATTCCTCCGCTGGCTCGCCGACCGTATGCGCCCCCTCAAGAGGTTCCGCTTCTGCGCCGGAGAATCCCTGTGGCACGAAGCCCGCTACATCCGCACCTTCGTCCAGTACATTCCCAAGCGCATCAAGCACCGCAAAATATCAGTGCGAAAAGTACACTAA
- a CDS encoding OmpA family protein, translating into MKKLLAASLLAAGVVFAQNGMTGGKDGLHQYNANTMGQWHFELGTGGNVSLDSWSLAKGGIVKDASGKDFGIYDIDGSFAGNFNFSMGLFKWMDLGVNQSLNYDYAGSKTGLEEVHHMTTIGLGDFEGWVKFALPFTSDSSVWSFGAMVRATAAIGETASGIRPRHVWYIAKDGFTEPYTANAPTIGADLIMTADWTKRGTPLRWNTQVGFVYVLEDAYPNALTYSTGLNWFIHPKVDAFLEYSGEMLVTGDYAFKFMNEPNFFTPGFRFHLSRSLDLGVGLEVALRNVKNPLYKMKEEMKDADEIIIKRYDEHGRRSTYGYASSPLYAGAATLVYRFGGDDEDPVLLAARSFAVDSAAQARLDSLLQARAMREDSLARTDSDKDGIVDLKDNCPKTPEGAQVDSTGCPIDTDKDGVADGIDKCPGTAAGVPVGPDGCEADFDKDGVLDSKDQCPNTPEGAQVDVNGCSLDSDKDGVPDDKDKCPGTAAGITIDDTGCPLDFDKDGVPDMKDKCPNTPAGLPVDSLGCSLDGDKDGVPDGIDKCPSTEQGVGVDSVGCDLDYDQDGVPDSKDKCPNTLPGIKVKEDGCPVRKKENLDELKKGIQFKLNSAKLTKNSYGTLDDIVKLMKQIPEANLEVQGHTDELGSDATNQKLSQDRAQAVVDYFVKKGVESGRLRAVGFGATKPIADNKDKAGREKNRRVELVPYQN; encoded by the coding sequence ATGAAAAAACTTCTTGCAGCTTCTCTGTTGGCTGCCGGTGTCGTTTTTGCACAGAACGGCATGACCGGTGGTAAGGACGGTTTGCACCAGTACAATGCCAATACCATGGGTCAGTGGCATTTTGAACTGGGTACCGGTGGTAATGTTTCCTTGGATAGCTGGTCCCTGGCTAAGGGCGGTATCGTTAAGGATGCTAGCGGTAAGGATTTCGGTATTTACGATATCGATGGCTCCTTTGCCGGTAATTTCAACTTTTCTATGGGCCTGTTTAAGTGGATGGACCTGGGTGTTAACCAGTCCCTGAACTATGACTATGCAGGTTCTAAGACCGGTTTGGAAGAAGTTCATCACATGACCACCATTGGTCTGGGTGATTTTGAAGGCTGGGTCAAGTTTGCCCTGCCCTTTACCAGCGATAGTTCCGTGTGGAGCTTTGGTGCCATGGTCCGCGCAACCGCTGCCATTGGTGAAACCGCTTCTGGTATCCGTCCTCGCCATGTGTGGTATATTGCTAAGGACGGCTTTACTGAACCTTATACCGCAAATGCTCCCACCATCGGTGCGGACTTGATCATGACTGCTGACTGGACCAAGCGTGGTACTCCGCTCCGTTGGAATACCCAGGTAGGCTTTGTCTATGTGCTGGAAGATGCTTATCCGAATGCCTTGACCTATAGTACCGGTCTGAACTGGTTTATCCACCCCAAGGTGGATGCCTTCCTGGAATACTCTGGCGAAATGCTGGTGACCGGGGACTATGCCTTTAAGTTCATGAACGAACCTAACTTCTTTACTCCGGGTTTCCGTTTCCACCTGAGCCGTTCTCTGGACCTGGGTGTGGGCTTGGAAGTTGCCTTGCGTAACGTAAAGAACCCGCTGTACAAGATGAAGGAAGAAATGAAGGATGCGGATGAAATCATCATCAAACGTTATGATGAACACGGTCGTCGTTCTACCTATGGTTATGCTTCTTCTCCGCTTTATGCTGGTGCTGCTACCTTGGTTTACCGCTTTGGTGGCGACGACGAAGATCCGGTATTGCTCGCAGCTCGTTCCTTCGCTGTAGACTCTGCCGCTCAGGCTCGTTTGGATTCCTTGCTGCAGGCTCGTGCAATGCGTGAAGATTCCCTGGCCCGTACCGATAGCGATAAGGATGGCATCGTTGACCTTAAGGACAACTGCCCCAAAACTCCGGAAGGCGCTCAGGTGGATTCCACGGGTTGCCCCATCGATACGGATAAGGATGGTGTTGCTGATGGTATTGATAAGTGCCCGGGTACCGCTGCTGGCGTACCTGTGGGTCCGGATGGCTGCGAAGCTGACTTCGACAAGGATGGCGTTCTGGATTCTAAGGACCAGTGCCCCAACACTCCGGAAGGCGCTCAGGTGGATGTAAATGGTTGCTCTCTGGATAGCGATAAGGATGGCGTACCTGATGACAAGGATAAGTGCCCCGGTACTGCCGCTGGCATCACTATCGATGACACTGGTTGCCCGCTGGACTTCGATAAGGACGGCGTTCCTGACATGAAGGATAAGTGCCCCAATACTCCGGCTGGCCTGCCTGTTGATTCTCTGGGCTGCTCTCTGGATGGCGACAAGGATGGCGTACCTGATGGTATTGACAAGTGCCCCTCTACCGAACAGGGTGTAGGCGTTGACTCCGTGGGTTGCGACCTGGACTACGACCAGGATGGCGTTCCTGACTCTAAGGACAAGTGCCCCAATACCTTGCCTGGTATCAAGGTCAAGGAAGATGGCTGCCCGGTCCGCAAGAAGGAAAACCTGGACGAATTGAAGAAGGGTATTCAGTTCAAGCTGAACTCTGCCAAGCTGACCAAGAACAGCTACGGCACTCTGGACGATATCGTTAAGCTCATGAAGCAGATTCCGGAAGCAAACCTGGAAGTCCAGGGTCATACTGACGAACTGGGTTCCGACGCTACCAACCAGAAGCTGTCTCAGGATCGCGCCCAGGCCGTGGTGGACTACTTCGTCAAGAAGGGTGTTGAATCCGGCCGCCTCCGCGCAGTTGGCTTTGGCGCTACCAAGCCTATCGCAGACAACAAGGACAAGGCTGGTCGCGAAAAGAACCGCCGTGTGGAACTGGTTCCCTACCAGAACTAA